A window of Pseudoalteromonas sp. MEBiC 03607 genomic DNA:
AAACAAACGATCGCTGAAAAGAGGTTTGTAAAAATGATGGTGTGTACAATAGAATTGATAAAAATACTGTGCATAGTGGCTTATTTTTAAACGGGCAGGGCGGTGGATGTCTGTTTCTTTAGCATGCTCCAACACTTCTGCAAATCTGTTTTCTAAGCAGCCCTCTAAGATAGCAACTTTATCTGGAAAATAATTAAATAAAGTACCCACAGCAATATTACTGGCCGCCGAAATTTGTCTAGTAGAGGTGTCAGAAAACCCTTCTTTTTCGAATAATGA
This region includes:
- a CDS encoding TetR/AcrR family transcriptional regulator, producing the protein MRNNNTEQRILDAAWSLFEKEGFSDTSTRQISAASNIAVGTLFNYFPDKVAILEGCLENRFAEVLEHAKETDIHRPARLKISHYAQYFYQFYCTHHHFYKPLFSDRLFSESFQKQHIRLMESLIFADQPHFNKVKAAILLDCYFMTLLHGLCSDKPNTKDMLKTLSQKVSIF